The following proteins come from a genomic window of Bombus pyrosoma isolate SC7728 unplaced genomic scaffold, ASM1482585v1 HiC_scaffold_4727, whole genome shotgun sequence:
- the LOC122577530 gene encoding uncharacterized protein LOC122577530 — protein sequence MIGIDRQDQMLACFPVMRKCMEEYHRKVFFYLFDTALFNSYILFNKINTKKKQTYAEYRIEIAESLLKNIPLPEHKRRGRLSMGDLPERLHAKYWSYFPKHLDPTISKSRPARACKVYTKHKKRSERTWKGKIYKIPLHVPICFEIYHTIEVVP from the exons ATGATTGGAATTGATCGGCAAGATCAAATGTTAGCATGCTTCCCTGTGATGAGGAAATGTATGGAAGAATACCACCGAAAAGTTTTCTTTTACCTCTTTGATACTGCTTTGTTCAACTCGTACATTTTattcaacaaaataaatactaaGAAAAAACAGACTTACGCTGAATATAGAATTGAAATAGCCGAATcattactaaaaaatataccgTTACCAGAGCATAAACGAAGAGGACGATTATCGATGGGAGATTTACCAGAGAGACTGCATGCGAAATATTGGAGTTATTTTCCAAAGCACCTAGACCCAACAATATCGAAATCAAGGCCAGCAAGAGCCTGTAAAGTTTACACAAAACATAAAAAACGTAGCGAAAGAACGTGGAAgggcaaaatatataaaattccattacaTGTACCAATATGCTTCGAAATATACCACACGATTGAag TTGTACCTTAG